A single genomic interval of bacterium harbors:
- a CDS encoding alkaline phosphatase family protein, giving the protein MGNIGNNKKFKLSVRVKLSVLVLFFLHSLFFHANEAPAPKLTVILVIDQFAAHLLQKVRPFVKHGFQSLLKNGIIYEHAFVPYGIPTTAPGHCSLNTGTTPSNHGIVSNTWRSRQQNVAADQDQNYPTFFNEADGRSPVNIVLEGISDSFARMSTPADPHYVFSVAGKSRSAICTANKLGKALWFDQDKGLFTSSRFYFNEFPQWVNDFNKKEDFYHENKSITWKSVFPLDHVAYKYVVNNGYDHTILKKSLINTTFKPNHMIHKKHDDLNKAYAYLELTPQINQHLFDLAFQTVQYHLKQKKRGRMLLWVCVSATDKIGHLMGPESYETFDMLYHLDRQFGAFMKQIKRTIGLQNTLFVLTADHGIASIPELAKGRGHVHAQRINKKVLKTEINEFIEEKYGIVNCCTDVQAANVYLNLIESESKKNTVIHAVKRFLLSKKYIRNAWSYYELVTTPMVPGSIEALFRNQIFLNRSGDIIFQIAPHCLIDDKKTGTAHDTPYSDNTHVPLILYQQGVYEQKTVIDRVYFTQLANSLAHVLKVPAPDASTMPILPKLKPFWQD; this is encoded by the coding sequence ATGGGTAATATTGGAAATAATAAGAAGTTTAAACTGTCTGTACGTGTTAAGCTTAGTGTATTAGTATTGTTTTTTTTACATTCGCTTTTCTTTCATGCAAATGAAGCACCTGCTCCGAAGCTTACCGTGATTCTTGTTATTGATCAATTTGCTGCTCATTTATTGCAAAAAGTGAGACCATTTGTCAAGCATGGTTTTCAATCTTTATTAAAAAATGGAATTATTTACGAACATGCGTTTGTACCGTATGGTATCCCTACCACTGCGCCTGGTCACTGTTCGTTGAATACGGGAACGACTCCTTCAAACCATGGAATTGTGAGCAATACATGGCGTAGTCGGCAGCAAAATGTGGCGGCCGATCAAGATCAAAATTATCCGACATTTTTTAATGAAGCCGATGGTAGGTCACCTGTAAATATTGTACTAGAGGGGATTTCTGATAGTTTTGCCAGAATGTCGACGCCTGCAGATCCCCATTATGTATTTTCAGTTGCTGGAAAAAGTCGTAGTGCAATATGTACGGCAAATAAGTTAGGCAAGGCCCTATGGTTTGATCAAGACAAGGGGCTTTTTACTTCAAGCCGATTTTATTTTAATGAGTTTCCACAATGGGTGAATGATTTTAATAAAAAGGAAGATTTTTATCACGAAAACAAAAGCATTACGTGGAAATCTGTTTTTCCGCTTGATCATGTAGCATATAAATATGTGGTGAATAATGGATATGATCATACTATTTTAAAAAAGTCTTTAATTAATACTACCTTTAAACCGAATCATATGATTCATAAAAAACATGATGATCTGAATAAGGCGTATGCGTATCTTGAACTAACCCCACAGATTAATCAGCATCTATTTGATTTGGCGTTTCAGACGGTACAATACCATTTAAAACAAAAAAAAAGGGGGCGTATGTTGTTATGGGTTTGTGTAAGTGCTACCGATAAGATTGGGCACCTGATGGGACCTGAAAGTTATGAAACATTTGACATGCTCTATCATCTTGATAGGCAGTTTGGTGCATTTATGAAACAAATAAAAAGAACTATTGGGTTGCAAAATACTTTATTCGTATTAACTGCAGATCACGGTATCGCAAGTATTCCTGAATTAGCTAAAGGTCGTGGTCATGTCCATGCGCAAAGAATCAATAAAAAAGTCCTTAAAACTGAAATTAATGAGTTTATTGAAGAAAAATATGGAATTGTGAACTGTTGTACGGATGTGCAGGCTGCCAATGTATACCTTAATTTGATAGAAAGTGAATCCAAGAAAAATACTGTCATTCATGCAGTAAAACGGTTTTTGTTATCAAAAAAATATATTCGCAATGCGTGGAGTTATTATGAATTAGTTACTACTCCCATGGTTCCGGGAAGCATAGAAGCTCTGTTCAGAAATCAGATATTTTTAAATAGGTCAGGTGATATTATTTTTCAGATTGCACCGCATTGTTTAATTGACGACAAAAAGACCGGGACTGCCCACGATACGCCTTATTCTGACAATACCCATGTGCCGCTTATTCTATACCAGCAAGGGGTCTATGAACAAAAAACAGTCATTGATCGCGTCTATTTTACACAACTTGCAAATAGTCTTGCACATGTTTTAAAGGTTCCCGCTCCAGATGCTTCAACTATGCCGATTTTGCCAAAATTAAAACCGTTTTGGCAGGATTAA
- a CDS encoding Zn-dependent oligopeptidase, protein MERRKTTRIRPISKFYPIFSFCFLMFLIFNYGKKAEPLLFEKAKSIDDCILLFDVPSDQILPRTERYIEALKKEVQVLCNVRKISYITVASRLDQIQTISDAAIWQSVCNVLALLSPDEPTREKARKAIQLITDAFLEQVNTNKKVYSVWKQYYHEFYPQEVLSEERQYFVEFTNRMFQYAGLSLIDTDFSHFLQLKKDIAQLSLDFEAAITKDKSHILAKKDELTGLDDSFIKALPQANDYYELHLDYPTYMYTMQYCTNKNIREKLYYAFHNRGYPENKDTLLKLIQKRQELAQLLGFENYAALDLAEQMAGSVERVHTFLNDLLFHATDKTTEEFEKFKTIKHHSIEWIEGKVMPCDLDFVRNLYKKQFFDIDEQKLAEYFPLETTIKELLAIYTEFLGVTFKHIDSNNNFWHYDVRIIQVFDSNQNLLGTILLDLFPRPDKYSHAAELTVVPVFFDKYNLKHKGLCVVFANFPPASEHKPALLTRADVKTFFHEFGHALHAILGMTRVITLSGTATKTDFVEVPSQLLEKWLSDKNILRRISCHYLTQAPLDEQMLEKIVSSQDLATGYFVQRQAFLSKFALACHEITDLKSFYNLSESLHQECISHVDFAPDTHFYASFGHLTGYASKYYSYLWALVFAEDLFAYIKEHGLTNNTVGERYVDLILKPGGTQDPYIMLERFLNRKPSTEAFFKKLKPTS, encoded by the coding sequence ATGGAACGAAGAAAAACTACCAGAATAAGACCAATAAGTAAATTTTATCCTATTTTTTCTTTCTGCTTTCTCATGTTTTTAATCTTTAACTATGGAAAAAAAGCCGAACCTCTGTTATTTGAAAAGGCAAAATCGATCGATGATTGCATATTGTTATTTGACGTACCTTCAGATCAGATTCTTCCTCGAACTGAACGTTACATTGAAGCACTAAAAAAGGAGGTACAGGTACTGTGCAATGTTCGCAAAATCAGCTATATAACCGTTGCAAGTAGACTCGATCAAATACAAACTATCTCCGATGCAGCTATCTGGCAATCTGTGTGTAATGTACTGGCACTCCTGTCACCCGATGAACCTACCAGAGAAAAAGCACGCAAGGCCATACAGCTTATCACAGACGCATTCCTTGAACAGGTCAACACTAATAAAAAAGTATATTCAGTATGGAAGCAATACTACCATGAGTTTTACCCGCAGGAAGTCCTTTCAGAAGAAAGACAGTACTTTGTTGAATTCACAAATCGGATGTTTCAATACGCAGGACTTTCTTTGATAGACACTGATTTTTCACATTTTTTACAACTTAAAAAGGATATCGCCCAACTTTCGCTCGACTTTGAAGCCGCAATTACAAAAGATAAAAGCCACATACTTGCAAAAAAAGACGAACTTACAGGCCTAGATGATTCATTCATCAAAGCACTGCCACAGGCTAATGACTATTATGAGCTTCATCTGGACTATCCAACCTACATGTATACGATGCAATATTGCACAAACAAAAATATCAGAGAAAAACTTTACTACGCCTTTCACAATAGAGGCTACCCTGAAAACAAAGATACCTTGCTCAAACTTATTCAAAAAAGACAAGAATTAGCTCAGTTATTAGGATTTGAAAATTATGCAGCATTGGATCTTGCTGAACAGATGGCTGGCTCTGTAGAAAGAGTACATACTTTTTTAAACGATCTACTTTTTCATGCTACAGATAAAACTACTGAAGAATTTGAAAAATTTAAAACAATAAAACATCATTCGATTGAATGGATAGAGGGAAAAGTAATGCCATGCGATTTAGATTTTGTTCGCAATCTGTATAAAAAACAGTTTTTTGATATTGATGAACAGAAACTCGCTGAATACTTTCCTCTTGAAACAACGATAAAAGAACTCCTTGCTATCTATACAGAATTTTTAGGAGTCACCTTCAAACACATTGATTCTAATAATAATTTTTGGCACTACGATGTACGCATAATTCAGGTATTTGATAGTAATCAAAACTTATTAGGAACCATTTTACTTGACCTATTTCCAAGACCAGATAAATATTCACACGCCGCTGAATTAACTGTAGTGCCAGTTTTTTTTGATAAATATAATCTAAAACACAAAGGCCTTTGCGTAGTATTTGCAAATTTTCCTCCAGCATCCGAGCATAAACCGGCTTTATTAACACGAGCTGATGTAAAAACATTTTTTCATGAATTTGGCCATGCATTACATGCAATACTAGGCATGACCCGCGTCATTACTCTCTCTGGTACCGCCACCAAAACCGATTTTGTAGAAGTACCATCCCAACTCTTGGAAAAGTGGTTATCAGACAAGAATATTTTACGCAGAATAAGCTGTCACTACCTAACCCAAGCACCGCTTGACGAACAGATGCTTGAAAAAATTGTAAGTTCGCAAGACTTGGCAACTGGATATTTTGTACAAAGACAAGCATTTTTATCAAAATTTGCACTCGCTTGCCATGAAATTACTGATTTGAAAAGTTTTTATAACCTTTCAGAATCATTGCATCAGGAATGTATTTCACATGTTGATTTTGCACCAGACACCCATTTTTATGCATCATTTGGACATTTAACTGGATACGCATCAAAATATTATAGCTATTTATGGGCACTTGTTTTTGCAGAAGATCTTTTTGCATATATCAAAGAACACGGCTTGACTAACAACACTGTTGGAGAACGATACGTCGACCTCATTTTAAAACCAGGCGGCACCCAAGATCCGTATATTATGCTAGAACGATTTTTAAACAGAAAGCCTTCAACGGAAGCTTTCTTTAAGAAGCTAAAACCGACCAGTTAA